The window AGAGAAGTTCATTCAACTCCAAATCTTCCAAACCCAAATGGAGTTTGCTACTTTTGGGGGCAAACAATCTCATTGATAAAATGTCAAACTATTATCATACATAAAGATTCACCAGTAGAAGTTATCCTGCAGTATTGTGCAACATGCCTACTTAAAAGTCCTGGATTTGCTATGCCAGAAACTGTTACAAACTTAAATATACCAAAACAGACATTATTCTATGTAGTCAGGGAGAACTTGATCATAATATGTTTCAGAGGAAACACAACTTGAAGTACACAACTCAACCAAGCAGTGGTGATTTTGGTGTGTCCTGCTTGAATATTTCAAATAAGTGAAAACTTAAACTCCTTGATGACCTAGTCCACAGTTATGAGAGAATCATGTTTCAGAAACCCAAAGGAAGTTTGAGAATATAAATAAATCATCACAACTGAAACCACCATGCAAAGAACTCAAGTTCTTTGAATGATAAAGCTTCGTTTTACACACAGCGCTGAATTCCCAATTAGATATGTTGGTTCTCAAAAGAGACACCACATATTAAGATTGAAATAAAGATCTagcaaaatgaaaatgccaaCTAATACACTGACCATAGGACTTGAACTCATTGGTAGCAATAGATTTTCTTCCCATGACAAcattataaaaatttcaataACCATATTACTAGAATAGAGAAATGAAGTAACAAAGACATACAGTTGTATGACTGGAATAGAGAAATGAAGTAAGAAAGCATACCCTAGAGTGGTTCTCTCCTTCGAGCTGTACAAAGGAACACataagtgagaaaaaaaaacatccaAGGCCATTgagtttttcaaattttgagtgttttttattgaagaaaaataatctaaaataataaaagaatttgAACCCAAAAGATAAACTCAAAATGTAGAGGTTTGCTGACCCATCAGATTAACATCTTTCCTCTCCAAAGACTATAACTCAACTCATTTCCCCCAAAGAAAATGATAAGAGCAGAATAAGAATTAGTACAGAAAACAGACACAACTAGTCAATTACACAATTCCATAAAATTAAAACCTTTCCTACGAGAAAGAAGTAATCCAAGAAGCAGAAATCATAACCAATCAAACAGCTAAAAGAATTCCCCAAAGCATCAAATCTAGGTAAATACCCAACAAAACGGAAAACCTACATGAGCTTCTTCTAAGAAGaacaaggaaaggaaaaaatcaatcgttccaaatccattctcctaaatacaataaaaaacaataaaagattCATTTCTTTTGCCTTCTTTAGCAGAACCCATAAAGGAAAATGATCTGCCGATCAATCCAGtgaaaatcaaacttaaaaaataatatttaccCGTACAGAATAAGAaacaaatggaaagaaaaaggtAGATCGATAGATCAAGCCATTATTACCTCACAAACCAAATCTCATTAATAAACTCAACGCTATTTGAATTCACCCATTTTACTGGGAAAACTAACTCCTAGGCAACAATAATCGTAAGGCTAGAAGAAACACTAAGTCTTCATCAACCGAGAGACTCGAGTTGTGAAAGACAACTCCTGAAATATTGTTACTATTGCATAAGATTACAGTCCAGGGTGATGGAGAGCCATTGAAGTCAATGGACTCCTCATTACAACAACGAACTGGCATAAATCATAGCCCATGAGGAACCCCTAACAAAACCCATTTGCTAGCCAGATGAGATAGTTCCCAAATCATGACCCCTACCCTTTTTCTCCttgaaaagaggaagagagagagctttCGCGTTAGAAACACGCAACAAAACTCCTTCTCTCAAAGAGGAGAGACGGCCAGAAAGCATGGCCTATAACCCCACGATTTCACCAGAATCTGCACAGATACAACGAGAAAGAGAAACTAACAGAAGGGGAGAGGGAATGGGAAAGGGAGACGGAGAAAGAACTTCGATGATCAGTGCAGGTTTTCGGCGGGAATCCGGTAGGGTTTAAAACAGAAATCGGTTAGAGAGTCGGTTCCTGTCGATTCAGATTCAAATCGGCTAGGAGTCGGTCACAGACTCACAATAACCATAAAATCGGCCATTTGCAATTCTACCCCCACCCCATAAAGGTCTGTCCTATCTTAAGTGTTCAATGGAACTTTAACAACAGCTACATGAGAAAGGGAGAAGTGGGAGGGGAGTAAGGGAACAAGTGACAAAGAGAGTTGAACCCATTACGTAGTGGGAGCCTACAATCCATTGACAAGGCACCAACCCATTGAGCAACTAGTTGTTTTTGGCCTCTAAACTTCGAAGCAAGGGGAATGAACAGTGTTACTAGGTGGGTGCCTCTCCTGTCACCTGGCAGGTTAGACGGTTCGTAATATAGTAAACAGGTGGATCAAAAGTTCCTCTCCACATATATCACAATTTTCATCGCAATTAGAGTTGGACAACTGGTAAAATTAAAGAATACAAAGAGTGTATATGACTCACAAACATAGGAATGCATGCGGTTATttaatgaaatttgattttgaaaactaACATATTATCAATCTAGAGTTCTACATTGCTTTTTCGAGTTTCGATATCTAATAGTTATACTTGCTAGATTTTTAGGAGAAAGTTTTTGACCATCCAGAGTGAAGACAGGATCTCTTCATCTAAgatgatttgatgttatgaTTGAATTCCTAAACTTAGAGCTTAGGATATTTGTTTCCGTAAAGACCGCCACGATTGAGTTTGGGTTGGAATGAAAATGAAAGgtaagaaactaaaataaaataatattttctttctcatgTCATGCTTAATTAGATAGAATTTGATTCCTGATATATTGTCTCCTTCTGGACCGCCAAGATTGAGTTTAAGTTGGAATGAAAATGAtaggtaagaaaagaaaataaaataatacttTCTGTCATTCTCAAGTCATGCTTAATTGGATAgaatttaataaagaaaaaaaatggtgtagACCCATATGTCGAAAATCCATGAACTTTTTGAATGTATCACTTTTCAATTACGATCAACATCGACAATACTCTGTACACTAttcaatgaaatagaaaaaataaataaataaataagaaaacttgttcgctctctttggtttgatttctttttatatttattaattatttcttagaaattatttgtgatcAAAAATTATGGTCCAGAAATAGTATTCATTTGGTtagtatttataaaatagatcatataatgagaaaataggttttaaGTTTCACCTTCAGTTTTAAGTTTTGagtttcaagagagagagatgataggatttgggggtttttattggaaaagtataaaatattctgaagttacctatttacctttgattttgagtagtttagcacacgTGTCCATTTAAGGTAGTGCAAAAATcgacataaatgatttgttgccacaaattaCAATAGCTTGaaagtaatttgtgatttgtgatttattctaatttattataaatagaaataagtgctataaattatatcaaacacttgtaaaaatataaataagtcaaataaatataaatagaaatcaaaccaaagagagcctaagctTAGCTGTTCTGGAAGCCAGATGATACAGAAACCGATGATAATTAAGACCCCCAACATCTTCTACTCTTCCAAAAGGTTAGATATTATTCCAATTCACTgttgttctaaaaaaaattttgagtatCTTTACAGAGATTTGGTGGGAagtttattataattatttggTCTTAAATGGCTTTAGATCTAATCTAAAAAGAAGCAGCAGATCCTCATGTAGggaataataattttttaaatggtaAGCCGACCCTTTTGTCATCACTGTTCTTCGAATTTATTCGTAAATTGGTTTGATGGTGGAATTCCTCAGTGGCACAACAGAGGTAGTAGCGCACATTTGACAATATGAAACATCTCAAGGCATACGTCCATGTGATGGGGTCTGCCCAAGTGCCCCAGGCCATCCAATGTGCATTGCCACTCCTATTACACCACAAAAGAGCCGATAATGAGGATGAAAAAGTCAAGAACCTTCTACTTTGTAACTGGCATTCTTTGTCCTCATCCAGTTTGGGTAAATGGTTTgcctaattttttttgttttgtttttatttttatttttttgggttaaaaaaatatattaaaccaCAAAGAAGGGGGTAAAAAGGATAAAGAAGATACTAGGCAGAAATGCCACACTAACAAGCTCAAACTACGATTGTATCAGTCTTTTCCAATCAATTAATCGAAAAAAAATTGACTTGAGCATTTTCCAAATGAAACTCTTTGTTGTATTCAAATTGgactttttctttatattgtcAACATGATGGATCACCTATCCaactctatctctttctttcgAAAGGGATAAGTTGTAACTTCATGCCAATCCGAAACATGAAGGAATGATGGATGAAAAGGACAAAAACGTGAAAACCTACCTCTCTGTCACCATTGTTCTGTACTTTCGATTTATGATCAAAGCGCCATTCTTAGTACTTTTTATTTCTAATGAAAGCGCCAttcttaggccctctttggtatcatttttcatttttatttttgttcacaaaaatggttttagctgcatttggtatcatttatggagcttgtttctatttaaaaaaaaaatttggtaaaacataagaataaaaaaagagatcaagagtcatttatgtgttttggccaaaattgattttttgcCATTTTTGCGCTGAACTTTAATGAATATGTGTTTAAAGTCCCAATATGATGGGATAAAATAaccatttgctttgtaattaaaaatccaaaccctTTATCCCCTCTTGTTTAacccaaagtggagaaagagagttataaagcAGATTTgtgaagagaatctcttcacccatttattcaaaaaatcattttgcatatagagataccaaactatttctcataagaaatcatttttctcaagtagttatcaaatcatttttatgttttgataaaaaatagttttcgttaatgatttttgttatttaggtaaaaatcaaaaagaaaaatgataccaaagagggcttACTACTTTCTATTTCTAATTTCAGGTAAATTGGTTTGCTTGATTTTGATCAAATCTTGGAGGACAAAAAGTAGAAAACCTACCTCTCTATCaccattgttcttttttttctttcttttcctttatcaaTGGGTAGTGTTCCCCACCATAGGAATTCTCCCAATTCACCATTAAATTTTAATAGTAATTCTATCATTTAGATGATTCAAGAACTAACAAATCtagaagaagagtgaagatcACAAGTTGTAATGATCAGAATGAACAATGAAGGTTGTTCCAGTTGTTTTCAGTCTCATCGCTCAtgttaaaagaagaaaatccttAAATGGAAAGCAATGAAGTGGGTCTGTTTCATtctaataaaatcctagaagaCAAAAAACCAacctttttttgggttttcagaaGATACCAAAAACCAGATATATACTTTTGCAGGTAATCTTATTATTGGTAGGTTCAAGAACTAAAACAGAACCAGAGAACCTGAAAAGAACTATACAGATATAGAACAAAAGTTCCACTACTGTTTCCAATAGTACTGGAACAAACATTCCACATCATCGATGAGCTTCAACTAGTGCTGTCAATATCcctcaaattcttatccaatcCAAGGTTTCAACtgcataaatataaaattaaacgGCCCCTTAAATTCTTATAATTTGTTCAAACTCTCAATACATTCCATATTACTGCTATAATCAAGATACCAAATATGGGTTCATCTGCTACGGCGAGCGGAAGTCTGTTGCTAAAATAATAATCTGGACACAAGCAGAAACACTTGAGAGCCACCATTCCACCTGCATCCAATCTTAAGATCATTCCAAGAGGATGTTCTTAACAAATTTTCTAAGCAATGAAGCACCAAAAGAATTCTGTTACTGATTCTATTTGGCTTCATATCCCTCCAACTGTTCCAATGATAAAGGTGACTCAAAACAAAGAAGTAATAAAGAGGCTTTTGATGGAGCTAAAGTGGAATTTATTGAGTTCATTTAAACAATAATTGAACTTATATTCTACAATCAATATCCATGAGAATTTTAGAGGGAAAcactgaaagaagaaaaagggggagcCTACCTTTCTCTCCTCATCCTTAGGTTCTCACAGCAAAAATCTGCATTACAGAAGACCAAGTTCCAGAAATGGCAATTATCAAACCGACAATTAGTATCACAGCATCCAAAAGCAATCCTCTGTAACCCCTTTCTTCCTTGAATACTATCAGATGGAACAGAGATGGCAACACAAACCCCAACAGCACACATACACTGCTCCCCACCAATGAGAGGAAGTCTGCAAAATTAGGAATAGAGAGAGCAACCAAGCTCACAAGAAGTACCACCAGCCATCTCTGCCACACACAATACCGACCTTCAAAGAAGCGTCTTTCGAACACCTCGTACACTGGATTCATCATCAATGGGAAGGTGAAGTACAGATTTATGCAGAGACCCAATTGAACCAAATTGCTCAGCAATCCATACCCTAGGTTTGTGGTGATGATGTCCTTGGTTTCATCCCCAAAAGCGAAGTAACCCAGAACTCCAAATAATATATACATTAAAGAGATGAAGATCATGGATAAGCCCAGAACTCTCCCGAACTTCTCCTTGTCCCTGGCCTCTGATTCCAGCGGCAAAACCACTCCAACTCCTTCGTAGGCGTAAATGGCGACGCCCAGGCCATAGAGTAAAACGTTCAAACCTCCAAAAGCCAAAAGGTTTGGTTGTTGATGTTTCGTGAACATCACAACATCTTCTACCATCACAATACCCATCGCTCCAATGTCGACGACATCTGCGAAGATGCTTATAGGGGCAAGGTGGGTCAAGGTCGGGATGGAATTCAAACCTAATTGGAAGGGAAAACCAGCCCAAATGTAGAAAGCCTTGGCTCTAAGCCCCAAGACAGTCGGAACAGAGGAATTGAAGACATACGCCATAGTATTGGCGATGAACATGAGGTAGCTGACGCAGAATCCAGCCTGAGAAAGGACGATCATGACATCAACAGCAATTCTACCAAAGGAGCCACAGACGGAGTATCCAAGGTCACCAAAAGAATTAATCTTAGAGAATCCCTGCTTTGATTCTAACTTCCGGCGGGTATAGACCAGAAGCATCATACAATGGtaggtagagagagagacagcAAGGATCATGAGGACACCGAAGACCCAACCTGTCTTCTTGAAGGTATACGGGAGGCCAAGGACGCCGGCACCGACAATGGCGATGAAGACATTGGCAAAGGTCTTGGATTGAGAAGATAGTTGAGTAGCCTTTCCCAGGAGAGGTGTCTCTTCTCTGGGCAGAGGTGGAAGGGCATCAGTAGATGAACCCGCTTTCTCAAACACCATAAACACCATGATTTGGTTTCAATGGATTGATTGGTTGATCCTCAACTCACAGAAACCCAATTTTAAGAGATACTGGATCTATAACTTGATTTTCCTGCAAATCCAGACACGCACAAGCACCAAAAGAGAGATGTGGATCGATCTTCCTTGGTTAATTCTCTCCTCCAGCAATCCAggaaagttgcagaagatgagagagagagagagagagttttgggTGTGCGAGTCTAGAAATGGGAAATGAGAGTTTGTTCTTCGTTGTAAGCTTATCTGGTATCTGGTCTCCCCCCACCACCGCCAATGGCTGAAGAGGTTTAACTGTACACGATTGGTGGGAtgggttttaattttatttaattaatatattattattttttaaaaatagggTTGTTTGATGCACGTGTCTTAAATTCAGATACAGACCACTTTAATTGGGTTAAGAAATGACTACCTAATCATAAATGGGACCCACTCATTTTCGGTAACGGGACTCCGCATATATTCCCACGTGTTTTTTTGTTTACTACGTTGGGATGATTTGCTTATGCCACGTGGAAacattatttcaaaattttaaattcgGGATCCTGATTTTGAACCgtcaattctagggtttttcttACCCGGTTTATGTGACCAATTCCATCactaattttcataattgaaacTGTTGGAATCGAAATTGGTCGATTCCAAATTTCCAACCCGATTTGATTGGAATGGATGATTCAattctgattcctcaaaccatgtaGGAGACAAGTATGGATTTCTTTGATGCTCTCTCTCAACTTggcatttggggattgttgttGCCATGTAGAATATGTTGCGACCCACAGTATCGCAGCCAATACAGAAGGATGGTTTTCCTGATATCAACCCAGCACCCAGACTGTTAAAAGAGCAGTCTATGAATCACATCTCGTTTCTATAGGCATAATTAGGACTTGTTAGTTGTtatcttcttttgattttgattgtttCTTATTTTAGTCCTAATTTTCTTTGGAGTGAAAAGAAATCCACGACACCATGTAGATTCTTTGTTGGTAACTCACTATAAGAGATTGGTCGTTATCAGCTCAACCATTGCTTCTATGGTCTACGATAAGTTAGGGCATAAATCCAACAAGTATTTAGGCAAGGTAGAGCGGATCTACAAGCACTAGTGCCATAATTTTTTAGTACTCATGAAATGATATGACTTACCCTTATTAAAAGATTACtttataaaaagaagaagaaaaaaaaaagattacaaattaGTTGACACCTAAAATGAAACTATTACTTCATATGATTATATCATTAACATGAAGTAATTcaatattttggtcattttttttttttttggtagaagatatTTTAATCATTAAATTTCAATCATATCCTTATATATGAACATTACTAAatataataagaaataaaaataattcatAAAATATTGTTAGATAATGACTACTAAACTTCCTTCCTTAAACCAATGGTAGCCACAAAATATTCCTCTATATTATTGCCTTTTTTCTTTACTGATGAATTCCGTATGAATATATATTAAGTACAGAAAAACACGGGGTCAAATGACTCATATCAGCACCAAGGTTATTAAACTTGGAATCGGGATCCAGGCTGAGTCCAGCCGAGTCCAATTAAGCGAACCGGCCATAAGCGAACCAGCCAGAATCGGCTCAGCCAATTCCAATCCTTGAAACCCTGATCAGCAAATGGAACTTCCAAAATTCAGTACAACCGGTAAGATCCACCATCTCACATTCAATAGCTTTCCCTGAAGTTTAATCTCCATAGTGGAATTctagttttaattaaaaaaaataaaaaaataaaaaattgaaaatatgcATATGATCCACTTAACCTGCCATTCCAAGCAATGCTTGTACAATTCAAACTGCTCTTTAATGAAAATTCCCACAAACCATTCATTACAGAACCAAAACAAAGAAGCCAACCTAGGGAATTTCTACCCACTTCAAAATCAACTCCCATGCACCGATAAGtagaaatatattatataaaaaattacTCAACACATacgaaagggaaagaaaaatctttCCCAGAACCCCCAACcacaccccccctcccccagaaaaaaaaaaaaaagaattggatTCGCAGAAATACAAGGGATGTACTCCTGAATACACTACAACCAATGATCATCACAGACCTTATAGCACACCAAGGAAGGGAGATAATCAGTTGAACAGACCTCCCAAAAGGCTCAAACTGAGATAAGAATACAAATGGATCTAACACCAAATGACCTGGCTAGAAAGCACCCCAACTATCTGAAACTCTCCTAGGCGTTTGATTTTCTGAAGAACTTTTAAATGGCTCACTTGAGCCAAAAGGATCGGTATCATCAAAAGATGGGAAACCACTTTGGACGGAATCTGCAGTGCTGCGGATAGAGTCGAACCTTGTAAGGGTCTCACCTCTGTGGATCGAATCTGCAGTGCTGCGCATAGAGTCGAACCTTGTAAGAGTCGAACTGTGTGGTGGGAAAAGTCCACTGTCATGCATGCTGAAGGAATCAAATCTTGAGAAATTATCAAAAGAGTGGTCCTCTGATCCTTCACTGAACCTTGGCGAGTAACCAGAATTGAAGAGAGGTGAGCCAGGAACAGAGTCTGCAAAATTAAATGGGCTCTTCCTCTGGAACATGCTGTCTGCTTGTGGGGATTCAGTTTTTATCGGGTGCAGACCCAACTCACCAGAAAAAAATGAGTCTCTGTGGCTCTCTTGATCTAGATCCTGCAGACGGACATCAATCAGAATAAGCAAATCGATGAGGAGTTAAATAGACTGTTAGCAGTTACTGACAAGATACAGACTGGTACAACAAACAAAGTAGATACGCATTAGTTCGGTACTAAAGAAATGAGAATTATGAAGTTACTTAATCAGacatattttttgttcttttcttttttgggggcaTGGAAATAATGAAAGTTTGTGATCAGTCAAGCAAATTTTTACTTAACTGATACCGGGCTTCCTGAACAGGTCAAGCTCAAGATTAATACTGGGGACATGAGAAATCCCAAAGTGAACAACCAATAGTCACTGACCAAGCTAATTTTTAAGTGGGTTCAAGAAGGGCTGGTTCATACATCCTTAGGGTCAGCAGGCCTAAACGAACAGGCCATGGGACCCTAGTGAGAAGCTTCTGcttataatcatttttttttctggttttttttttttttttggtgggggggtggggggggtggggattgTCATATTTTTTGGTCTAATGCATAATCATAAATGATACTATATATGATCAATGAATCATGAACCCTTTGTGAGATGAACTGCAATGTACATCTGGGTATGTCATCTTACTTTTGTATGAGACGTGTTGAAGCCCCACACAGAATCTGTATCATCATTGGTGTCAAAAGTACCCCATGTTGGTTCATCAAAAATTTTATCCCCAGAAAGGATGGATTCAGCACCACCATGATCACTGCAAAAGTAATAAAATTAATCCACATCATATCCACAAGTAATAACGGTTGACGAAAGCTGAAGACTAAGGGAATAGTGAACTCAATTTACCAAGGAAAAGGTAAACTAGTTTTC is drawn from Macadamia integrifolia cultivar HAES 741 chromosome 7, SCU_Mint_v3, whole genome shotgun sequence and contains these coding sequences:
- the LOC122084560 gene encoding amino acid transporter AVT3C-like: MVFMVFEKAGSSTDALPPLPREETPLLGKATQLSSQSKTFANVFIAIVGAGVLGLPYTFKKTGWVFGVLMILAVSLSTYHCMMLLVYTRRKLESKQGFSKINSFGDLGYSVCGSFGRIAVDVMIVLSQAGFCVSYLMFIANTMAYVFNSSVPTVLGLRAKAFYIWAGFPFQLGLNSIPTLTHLAPISIFADVVDIGAMGIVMVEDVVMFTKHQQPNLLAFGGLNVLLYGLGVAIYAYEGVGVVLPLESEARDKEKFGRVLGLSMIFISLMYILFGVLGYFAFGDETKDIITTNLGYGLLSNLVQLGLCINLYFTFPLMMNPVYEVFERRFFEGRYCVWQRWLVVLLVSLVALSIPNFADFLSLVGSSVCVLLGFVLPSLFHLIVFKEERGYRGLLLDAVILIVGLIIAISGTWSSVMQIFAVRT